In one Desulfoferula mesophila genomic region, the following are encoded:
- a CDS encoding efflux RND transporter periplasmic adaptor subunit: MPAKNRALSLAALLLCLTLSWVTAGCGREEKKAQVTTPQATVVTLGEITTRRVADVLNQVGTLNSPKMVTIRAELAAPVAQILFQEGAEVKQGQLLVKLDAAKVQADMSNLEQRIRQLKIRLAHQKRNLERNKPLVKDKLVSQMKYDDMETEIALAQAALAQAQADMARQKEMLADTEIRAPFDGVVGSKDLSVGDYLKIGDPVVKVVSLNPLEMEFSVPERYKAGIFTGQEVRISTVAYPGRGFTGKVSFISPVVDTRTRSFKVKALVDNAQRQLNPGMFGRLKVTVAVRENALCAPWASIIQTEKETYIYLAQDGKARKVAVVLGKIGRTWAEVVDPKLTAGDKVILEGKFMVKDGGAVRLAENKAPAASPQAKTGK, from the coding sequence ATGCCCGCTAAAAACCGCGCCCTGAGCCTTGCCGCGCTATTGCTCTGCCTGACCTTGTCCTGGGTGACCGCCGGCTGCGGGCGGGAGGAAAAGAAGGCCCAGGTGACTACCCCCCAGGCCACGGTGGTGACCTTGGGAGAGATAACCACCCGCCGGGTGGCGGACGTGCTCAACCAGGTGGGCACCCTCAACTCGCCCAAGATGGTGACCATCCGGGCCGAGCTGGCCGCCCCGGTGGCGCAAATCCTGTTCCAGGAAGGCGCCGAGGTCAAACAAGGCCAACTGCTGGTCAAATTGGACGCGGCCAAGGTGCAGGCGGACATGAGCAACCTGGAGCAACGCATCCGCCAGCTCAAGATCCGCCTGGCCCACCAGAAGCGCAACCTGGAGCGCAACAAGCCCCTGGTGAAGGACAAGCTGGTTTCCCAGATGAAGTACGACGACATGGAAACCGAGATCGCCCTGGCCCAGGCGGCCCTGGCCCAGGCCCAGGCCGACATGGCCCGCCAAAAGGAGATGCTGGCCGATACCGAAATCAGGGCTCCCTTCGACGGGGTGGTGGGTTCCAAGGACCTTTCGGTGGGCGACTACCTCAAGATCGGGGACCCGGTGGTCAAGGTGGTGAGCCTCAACCCCCTGGAAATGGAGTTCTCGGTGCCCGAGCGCTACAAGGCCGGGATTTTCACGGGCCAGGAGGTGAGGATCTCCACGGTGGCCTATCCCGGCCGCGGCTTCACGGGCAAGGTCTCGTTCATCTCGCCGGTGGTGGACACCCGCACCCGCTCCTTCAAGGTCAAGGCCCTGGTGGACAACGCCCAGCGCCAGCTCAATCCGGGCATGTTCGGCCGCCTCAAGGTGACCGTGGCCGTCCGGGAGAACGCCCTTTGCGCCCCCTGGGCCAGCATCATCCAAACCGAAAAAGAGACCTACATCTATCTGGCGCAGGACGGCAAAGCCCGGAAAGTGGCGGTGGTGCTAGGCAAGATAGGGCGCACCTGGGCCGAGGTGGTTGATCCCAAACTCACCGCCGGGGACAAAGTGATTCTGGAAGGCAAGTTCATGGTCAAAGACGGCGGGGCTGTGCGCCTGGCGGAGAACAAGGCCCCGGCCGCCTCCCCCCAAGCCAAGACCGGAAAGTAG
- a CDS encoding SDR family NAD(P)-dependent oxidoreductase: MSLQGKVALVTGGGRGIGRAICLVFARKGADVIVADLDPALARQVAAEVEALGRRALAVEMNVAEEASVDQAAAQAAAWQGRVDIWVNNAGIGSRAMLHEMTAEQWDRVIAVNLRGAFLGTRAAARIMMPQNSGRIINMSSRAGKGGSFGHCSYGSSKAGMVGLTKSTARELGKYNITANAIQPGFIATELTKNLDTSITTPEQRVLPRPGRPEDVAYAAAYLASDEAEWITGITLEVTGGTGMFAG; the protein is encoded by the coding sequence ATGAGTTTGCAAGGCAAGGTGGCCCTGGTCACCGGAGGGGGACGGGGCATCGGCCGGGCCATCTGCCTGGTGTTCGCCCGAAAAGGGGCCGACGTGATCGTGGCCGACCTGGACCCGGCCCTGGCCCGGCAGGTGGCGGCCGAGGTGGAGGCCCTGGGAAGGCGGGCCCTGGCCGTCGAGATGAACGTGGCCGAGGAGGCCAGCGTGGACCAGGCGGCGGCCCAGGCGGCGGCCTGGCAGGGGCGAGTGGACATCTGGGTGAACAACGCCGGCATCGGCAGCCGGGCCATGTTGCACGAGATGACCGCCGAGCAGTGGGACCGGGTGATCGCCGTCAACCTGCGCGGCGCCTTTTTGGGCACCCGGGCCGCGGCCCGCATCATGATGCCCCAAAACAGCGGGCGCATCATCAACATGTCCTCGCGGGCGGGCAAGGGCGGCAGCTTCGGCCATTGCAGCTACGGCTCCTCCAAGGCGGGCATGGTGGGGCTGACCAAAAGCACCGCCCGGGAGCTGGGCAAATACAACATCACCGCCAACGCCATCCAGCCCGGCTTCATCGCCACCGAGTTGACCAAGAACCTGGATACCAGCATAACCACCCCCGAACAGCGGGTGCTGCCCCGGCCGGGGCGTCCCGAGGACGTGGCCTATGCCGCGGCCTATCTGGCCTCCGACGAGGCGGAATGGATCACCGGCATCACCCTGGAGGTGACCGGCGGCACCGGAATGTTCGCGGGCTAG
- a CDS encoding SDR family NAD(P)-dependent oxidoreductase: MRFEGRCAVVTGGGGGFGKAFGAALAAEGCNVVLADVYEAGLEANAELINQAEPGRALGVRCDVTSGEAVAAMTAQAVESFGSLDILINNAGGSMGVPKDAIDQVKEEDWDKVVNLNLKGTFLCTRSAAGYMKKAGYGKIVNLSSITARLGGQLTPVQYVSAKGAVIAFTRHVAQELGPFGINVNAVAPGVVLTGERLEKMWYGRKSEDERQAYVSQLPLRRLGSPQEIAEAVLFLCSDQASFITGVTLDINGGMFSA; encoded by the coding sequence ATGCGATTCGAGGGCAGATGCGCGGTGGTGACCGGCGGGGGCGGCGGTTTTGGCAAGGCCTTCGGCGCGGCCCTGGCCGCCGAGGGCTGCAACGTAGTGTTGGCCGACGTGTACGAGGCGGGCCTGGAGGCCAACGCGGAGCTGATAAACCAGGCCGAGCCGGGCCGGGCCCTGGGAGTGCGCTGCGACGTGACCAGCGGGGAGGCGGTGGCCGCCATGACCGCCCAGGCGGTGGAGAGCTTCGGCTCGCTGGACATCCTCATCAACAACGCGGGGGGCAGCATGGGGGTGCCCAAGGACGCCATCGACCAGGTGAAGGAAGAAGACTGGGACAAGGTGGTGAACCTGAACCTCAAGGGCACCTTTTTGTGCACCCGCTCGGCGGCCGGCTACATGAAAAAGGCGGGCTACGGCAAGATCGTCAACCTAAGCTCCATCACCGCCCGCCTGGGCGGCCAGCTCACCCCTGTGCAATACGTCAGCGCCAAGGGGGCGGTCATCGCCTTCACCCGCCACGTGGCCCAGGAGCTGGGCCCCTTCGGCATCAACGTGAACGCGGTGGCCCCGGGCGTGGTGCTCACCGGCGAGCGTCTGGAAAAGATGTGGTACGGCCGCAAAAGCGAGGATGAGCGCCAGGCCTACGTGAGCCAGCTTCCCCTGCGCCGCCTGGGCTCCCCCCAGGAGATCGCCGAGGCGGTGCTGTTTCTGTGCTCGGACCAGGCGTCGTTCATCACCGGCGTGACCCTGGACATCAACGGCGGCATGTTCTCCGCATAA
- a CDS encoding TolC family protein produces MPKVRNAFLICLCFLLPSVAAAADPPIPKVETGVPLSLEGALVRGIEKNLDLKMVQVQVPASQEEVIIQEAQFDPSLDASASSGQDRLPNTSAAYWGDQQELGANTATVGVSKRFETGLRSRVGVETTGVDTNLVTNEINPAYRTYLVLDLTQPLFKGAGTEANTANLRISKKQQKQTQYQFLNQAQALANQVERTYYLLSLAHVVLRHRIESRHLASGLLQGNREKFKAGVVPITEVQEAETAVAARDEQIVYAQQQMETVSNRLKDLLEIRAGDPMFHRTIQPQDLADPGQPYPDLTQAMSVALKHRPDLLRQKVELEKMDIRLAYLDNQRLPQIDLAASLAMNGLAGTETEAGTLTGNPYGGSYGDSWNSLADGDGYNWFVGLRLTYPLGNREADSRYRVAGWERKRALYKLKRLEGTTETELKNALVTLRRSLERVRVAERFQNLAETNLRQEMRRLDEGLSDSFRILDFQNNVIEARIRKAVALADFNQGLANLHMAMGDNLTRFKIIPKMNPEDKVDAR; encoded by the coding sequence ATGCCCAAGGTTCGAAACGCATTTTTGATTTGCCTATGCTTTTTGCTGCCCTCGGTGGCGGCGGCGGCGGACCCGCCCATCCCCAAGGTGGAAACCGGCGTCCCCCTGTCTCTGGAGGGGGCCCTGGTGCGGGGCATCGAAAAGAACCTGGACCTCAAGATGGTGCAGGTGCAGGTGCCGGCCAGCCAAGAGGAGGTGATCATCCAGGAGGCCCAGTTCGATCCTTCCCTGGACGCCTCGGCCAGCAGCGGACAGGACCGCCTGCCCAATACCTCGGCCGCCTATTGGGGAGACCAACAAGAACTGGGGGCCAACACCGCCACGGTGGGGGTGAGCAAGCGCTTCGAGACCGGCCTGCGCTCCCGGGTGGGGGTGGAGACCACGGGGGTGGACACCAACCTGGTGACCAACGAGATCAACCCGGCCTATCGCACCTACCTGGTGCTGGACTTGACCCAGCCCCTGTTCAAGGGCGCGGGCACCGAGGCCAACACCGCCAACTTGCGCATCTCCAAGAAGCAGCAGAAGCAGACCCAGTACCAGTTTCTCAACCAGGCCCAGGCCCTGGCCAACCAGGTGGAGCGCACCTATTACCTGCTCTCCCTGGCCCACGTGGTGCTCAGGCACCGCATAGAGTCGCGCCATCTGGCCAGCGGCCTGCTCCAGGGCAACCGCGAGAAGTTCAAGGCCGGGGTGGTGCCCATCACCGAGGTGCAGGAAGCCGAGACCGCCGTGGCCGCCCGCGATGAGCAGATCGTGTACGCCCAGCAGCAGATGGAAACAGTGTCCAACCGGCTCAAGGATCTGTTGGAAATCCGGGCGGGCGACCCCATGTTTCATCGCACCATCCAGCCCCAGGACCTGGCCGATCCCGGCCAGCCCTACCCCGACCTGACCCAGGCCATGAGCGTGGCCCTCAAGCACCGCCCCGACTTGTTGCGCCAAAAGGTGGAGCTGGAAAAGATGGACATCCGCCTGGCCTACCTGGACAACCAGCGCCTGCCCCAGATCGACCTGGCCGCCAGCCTGGCCATGAACGGCCTGGCCGGCACCGAAACCGAGGCGGGCACTCTGACGGGCAACCCTTACGGCGGCAGCTACGGCGACTCCTGGAACAGCCTGGCCGACGGCGACGGCTACAACTGGTTCGTGGGCCTCAGGCTCACCTATCCCCTGGGCAACCGCGAGGCCGACAGCCGCTACCGCGTGGCCGGCTGGGAGCGCAAGCGGGCCCTGTACAAGCTCAAGCGCCTGGAGGGCACCACCGAGACCGAGCTCAAAAACGCCCTGGTCACCCTGCGCCGCAGCCTGGAGCGGGTGCGGGTGGCCGAGCGCTTCCAAAACCTGGCCGAGACCAACCTGCGCCAGGAAATGCGCCGGCTGGACGAGGGGCTCTCCGATTCATTCCGGATTTTGGACTTTCAAAACAACGTCATCGAGGCCCGTATCCGCAAGGCCGTCGCCTTGGCCGATTTCAACCAAGGCCTGGCCAACCTCCACATGGCCATGGGGGACAACCTGACCCGCTTTAAAATAATTCCCAAGATGAACCCGGAGGATAAGGTCGATGCCCGCTAA
- a CDS encoding acyl-CoA mutase large subunit family protein — MDKDKLRQLQQQWEQGPLEEALAKSAERPGCAKTPAGLPNQRLYTPLSLDEAGFDYAQDLGFPGQFPYTRGRDPLGYRANYWLFMQYAGCGDAEEANKRYRYLLSQGQAGISVAFDLPTQVGLDSDDPMADGEVGNIGVAVSSLQDLERVFEGIPLNKLRQISLVANAMSSIILAMFLALAEKQGVPVDECTLRIQNDVLKEFISRGAYIFPPQPSIRLTTDVVTYCAENHPAWLPITLCGYHIREAGANAVQEVAYSLANGLAYMDEVARRGAPMERVLPQLSAFCAVNMNFFEEIAKFRALRRLWARLVRERYGVGPEVNLGLSLVNFTAGSSLTAQQPLNNVVRVAVECLAGVLGGCQSLFPCSMDEAFATPTEAAVKVALRTQQIIAHETGIGDTVDPLGGSYYLESLTNQIEERALKMIEEVEALGGSVKAIDQGYFRRNIDESSYEWQKQVDSGERAIVGVNAYQEAEEPPMEIFRPPAETQERQIASLRKLREERDNQRVQQALARVKAVAATEENLIPALTEAVKAYATMGEICGVLRSVFGEHHEGDI, encoded by the coding sequence ATGGACAAAGACAAACTGCGTCAGCTGCAACAACAGTGGGAGCAAGGCCCGCTGGAGGAGGCCTTGGCCAAAAGCGCCGAGCGTCCGGGCTGCGCCAAGACCCCGGCGGGCCTCCCCAACCAGCGGCTCTATACCCCGCTCAGCCTGGACGAGGCGGGTTTCGACTACGCCCAGGACCTGGGCTTTCCGGGGCAGTTCCCCTACACCCGGGGCCGCGACCCCCTGGGCTACCGGGCCAACTACTGGCTGTTCATGCAGTACGCCGGCTGCGGCGACGCCGAGGAGGCCAACAAGCGCTACCGCTACCTGCTGAGCCAGGGCCAGGCGGGCATCTCGGTGGCCTTTGACCTGCCCACCCAGGTGGGGCTGGACTCCGACGATCCCATGGCCGACGGCGAGGTGGGCAATATCGGGGTGGCGGTCTCCTCGCTGCAAGACCTGGAGCGGGTGTTCGAGGGCATACCTCTTAACAAGCTGCGCCAGATCAGCCTGGTGGCCAACGCCATGAGCAGCATCATCCTGGCCATGTTCCTGGCCCTGGCCGAAAAGCAGGGCGTGCCGGTGGATGAATGCACCCTGCGCATCCAAAACGACGTGCTCAAGGAGTTCATCAGCCGGGGCGCCTACATCTTCCCGCCTCAGCCCTCCATCCGCCTTACCACCGACGTGGTGACCTACTGCGCCGAGAATCACCCGGCTTGGCTGCCCATCACCCTGTGCGGCTATCACATCCGCGAGGCCGGGGCTAACGCGGTGCAGGAGGTGGCCTACTCGTTGGCCAACGGCTTGGCCTACATGGATGAGGTGGCCCGGCGGGGCGCACCCATGGAGCGGGTGCTTCCCCAGCTCAGCGCCTTTTGCGCGGTGAACATGAACTTCTTCGAGGAGATCGCCAAGTTCCGGGCCCTGCGCCGCTTGTGGGCCCGCCTGGTGCGCGAGCGCTATGGGGTGGGCCCGGAGGTCAACCTGGGCCTGAGCCTGGTCAACTTCACCGCGGGCAGCAGCCTCACCGCCCAGCAACCGCTGAACAACGTGGTGCGCGTGGCGGTGGAGTGCCTGGCCGGGGTGTTGGGCGGCTGCCAGTCGCTGTTCCCCTGCTCCATGGACGAGGCCTTCGCCACCCCCACCGAGGCGGCGGTGAAGGTGGCTCTGCGCACCCAGCAGATCATCGCCCACGAGACCGGCATCGGCGACACGGTGGACCCCTTGGGAGGCTCCTACTACCTGGAGAGCCTCACCAACCAGATCGAGGAGCGGGCCCTCAAGATGATCGAGGAGGTGGAGGCCCTGGGCGGCTCGGTCAAGGCCATCGACCAGGGCTACTTCCGCCGCAACATCGACGAGTCCTCCTACGAGTGGCAAAAGCAGGTGGACAGCGGCGAGCGGGCCATCGTGGGGGTCAACGCCTATCAGGAGGCGGAGGAGCCTCCCATGGAAATCTTCCGGCCCCCGGCCGAGACCCAGGAGCGCCAGATCGCCAGCTTGCGCAAGCTGCGCGAAGAGCGCGACAACCAGCGGGTGCAACAGGCCCTGGCGCGGGTGAAGGCCGTGGCCGCCACCGAGGAAAACCTGATCCCCGCCCTCACCGAGGCGGTGAAGGCCTACGCCACCATGGGCGAGATCTGCGGGGTCTTGCGCTCGGTTTTCGGGGAGCACCACGAGGGTGATATTTAA
- a CDS encoding GntR family transcriptional regulator, whose protein sequence is MPESVRERIYEAIRDTITYGELLPGERLTEKELSEKFKASRSTIRESLRQLESEGLLTFEPHKGFRVSKLSTRQVEEIYDLRWLLESYATRLLAEKATPAQVAQLEKLQEGCRKAAAKGDLKDWLKYNNAFHLFFYDNCGNQNLKLLLDTLKRRIYRYHYIIIQIPGHFPKYLDQHQKIIEACQSRDGRAAEKHMKAHLGGIKNILLDQFQKFPGMHPG, encoded by the coding sequence ATGCCGGAGTCGGTAAGGGAGCGCATCTACGAGGCCATCAGGGACACCATCACCTATGGCGAACTGCTGCCGGGGGAGCGCCTCACCGAAAAGGAGCTGTCGGAAAAATTCAAGGCCAGCCGCAGCACCATCCGCGAGAGTCTGCGCCAACTGGAAAGCGAGGGCCTGCTCACCTTCGAGCCCCACAAGGGCTTTCGCGTTTCAAAGCTCTCCACCCGCCAAGTGGAGGAGATCTACGACCTGCGCTGGCTCTTGGAGAGCTACGCCACCCGTCTCTTAGCCGAAAAGGCCACCCCGGCCCAAGTGGCCCAGCTGGAAAAGCTGCAAGAGGGCTGCCGCAAGGCGGCCGCCAAAGGCGACCTCAAAGACTGGCTCAAATACAACAACGCCTTTCATCTGTTCTTCTACGACAACTGCGGCAACCAAAACCTCAAGCTTTTGCTGGACACCCTGAAAAGGCGTATCTACCGCTATCACTACATCATCATCCAGATACCCGGCCATTTCCCCAAATACCTGGACCAGCACCAAAAGATCATCGAGGCCTGCCAAAGCCGGGACGGCCGGGCGGCGGAAAAACACATGAAGGCCCACTTGGGCGGCATCAAAAACATCCTTCTGGATCAGTTCCAGAAGTTTCCGGGCATGCATCCCGGCTAG
- a CDS encoding TetR/AcrR family transcriptional regulator yields the protein MSRKQDIIDAATELFSRQGYHATSTHQVAKLAEVSEGIIFYYFKTKEDILLEIFYDSFDTFLESFEQPINEAATGLEAVRTWVELHFKAIEGRAKSTLLLVRDFPASLVDEGSPHREAILRRVEKLNRYLTAALNRGIHDGSVGPCDLETTALVLRSLLTGATRLALLETPRNPKFPEAVWEFCRRALTPSPSQI from the coding sequence ATGTCACGCAAGCAGGATATAATCGACGCCGCCACGGAGCTGTTTTCCCGGCAGGGTTATCACGCCACTTCCACCCACCAGGTGGCCAAGCTGGCCGAGGTTTCCGAAGGCATCATCTTTTACTATTTCAAAACCAAGGAAGACATCCTGCTGGAGATATTCTACGATTCCTTTGACACCTTTCTGGAGTCGTTCGAACAACCCATAAACGAGGCGGCCACCGGGTTGGAGGCCGTGCGCACCTGGGTGGAGTTGCACTTCAAGGCTATCGAAGGTCGGGCCAAGAGCACTCTCCTGCTGGTGCGAGATTTTCCCGCCAGCTTGGTGGACGAGGGTTCGCCACACCGGGAGGCCATATTGCGGCGGGTGGAAAAATTGAACCGCTATCTAACCGCGGCCCTGAACAGGGGCATCCATGACGGTTCGGTGGGCCCTTGCGACCTTGAAACCACCGCCCTGGTCCTGCGCAGCCTGCTCACCGGCGCCACCAGGCTGGCCCTCTTGGAGACTCCGCGCAATCCCAAATTCCCGGAAGCGGTATGGGAGTTTTGCCGGCGCGCCCTCACCCCCAGCCCCAGCCAAATCTAA
- a CDS encoding class I adenylate-forming enzyme family protein, protein MNLAHNLDQAARFFPDFPALVEEGETTTYAELQAQSNRVASALAGLGLAPGDLAAICLPNGREWLAAYFGIIKAGGAAVTLAAGLSRGELKMLLADCAPKFLFTTGEKLEALGAWEGLGKVTKVVAPGGEIDFERLSARGSREFESVERGRDDVAAVLYTGGTTGTPKGVMLTHENLMVSAYNVARQERSNHEDRVLCFLPLHHVFGQVHVMLSTILTAGCLEMMPAFDMDQVLVAFDRGRVTKFYAVPTVYMRLLGRADLKERLGKVRYCFSAAASMALEVVREWKQVTGLDIHEAYGMTESASMVTYNHYYRHKVGSVGTPVGSVEVAIMDQEGNLLPQGKDGEICIQGPNIMKGYLNRPEETARAFRGPWLRSGDVGHLDEEGYLYIVDRIKDMIITGGENVYPREVEELLHERPEVAECAVVGLPDREYGERVVAVIVPKPGAKPDPDELKAYLKERLSGYKVPKDFVIVPDLPKSAAGKILKRVLKEGFIR, encoded by the coding sequence ATGAACTTGGCGCACAATCTCGATCAAGCGGCGCGCTTTTTTCCGGACTTTCCCGCCCTGGTAGAGGAAGGCGAGACCACCACCTACGCCGAGCTGCAGGCCCAAAGCAACCGGGTGGCCTCGGCCCTGGCGGGGCTGGGCCTGGCCCCCGGCGACCTGGCCGCCATCTGCCTGCCCAACGGGCGCGAATGGCTGGCGGCCTACTTCGGCATCATCAAGGCCGGCGGCGCGGCGGTGACCCTGGCCGCCGGGCTGTCGCGCGGCGAGCTCAAGATGCTGTTGGCCGACTGCGCGCCCAAGTTCCTGTTCACCACCGGGGAAAAGCTGGAGGCCTTGGGCGCCTGGGAGGGCCTGGGCAAGGTAACCAAGGTGGTGGCCCCCGGCGGCGAGATCGACTTCGAGCGGCTGTCGGCTAGGGGCTCCCGGGAGTTCGAGTCCGTTGAGCGCGGCCGCGACGACGTGGCCGCGGTGCTCTATACCGGGGGCACCACCGGCACCCCCAAAGGGGTCATGCTCACCCACGAAAATCTCATGGTCTCGGCCTACAACGTGGCCCGTCAGGAGCGCTCCAACCACGAGGACCGCGTGCTGTGCTTTTTGCCCCTGCACCACGTCTTCGGCCAGGTGCACGTTATGCTCTCCACCATCCTCACCGCCGGTTGCCTGGAGATGATGCCCGCCTTTGACATGGACCAGGTGCTGGTCGCCTTTGACCGGGGCCGGGTGACCAAGTTCTACGCGGTACCCACGGTGTACATGCGCCTGTTGGGCCGGGCGGACCTGAAGGAACGCCTGGGCAAGGTGCGCTACTGTTTTTCGGCGGCGGCCAGCATGGCCCTGGAGGTGGTGCGCGAGTGGAAGCAGGTGACCGGGCTGGACATCCACGAGGCCTACGGCATGACCGAATCGGCCTCCATGGTCACCTATAACCACTACTACCGCCACAAGGTGGGCTCGGTGGGCACTCCGGTAGGTTCGGTGGAGGTGGCCATCATGGATCAGGAGGGCAATCTTTTGCCCCAGGGCAAGGACGGCGAGATCTGCATCCAGGGGCCCAACATCATGAAGGGCTACCTGAACCGCCCGGAAGAGACCGCCCGCGCCTTTCGGGGGCCCTGGCTCCGCTCCGGCGACGTGGGCCATCTGGACGAAGAGGGCTACCTGTACATAGTGGACCGCATCAAGGACATGATCATCACCGGCGGGGAAAACGTCTACCCCCGCGAGGTGGAGGAGTTGCTCCACGAACGGCCGGAGGTGGCCGAGTGCGCGGTGGTGGGCCTGCCCGACCGCGAGTACGGCGAGCGGGTCGTCGCGGTGATCGTGCCCAAACCGGGCGCCAAGCCCGACCCCGACGAGTTGAAGGCCTATCTCAAGGAGCGCCTGTCCGGTTACAAGGTGCCCAAGGACTTTGTCATCGTGCCGGACCTGCCCAAGTCGGCGGCGGGCAAGATCCTCAAGAGAGTGCTCAAGGAAGGCTTCATCCGCTAG
- a CDS encoding cobalamin B12-binding domain-containing protein, producing the protein MPKRHRIMLAKAGLDGHDRGVRVVAMGLRDANFEVIYTGRRQTPEHIVNAAIQEDVDAIGLSILSGAHMNMFGKILELLRAKQSADIAVFGGGIIPPDDAAELKKMGVKHIFGPGTSMEVIVEAINQTMQEREAR; encoded by the coding sequence ATGCCTAAACGACACCGCATAATGCTGGCCAAGGCGGGCCTGGACGGACACGACCGCGGGGTGCGGGTGGTGGCCATGGGCCTGCGCGACGCCAACTTCGAGGTCATCTACACCGGCCGCCGTCAGACGCCGGAGCACATCGTAAACGCGGCCATCCAGGAAGACGTGGACGCCATCGGCCTGAGCATCCTCTCGGGCGCCCACATGAACATGTTCGGCAAGATCCTGGAGCTGCTTAGGGCCAAACAGTCCGCGGACATCGCGGTGTTCGGCGGGGGCATCATCCCCCCGGACGACGCGGCCGAGCTCAAGAAGATGGGCGTGAAGCACATCTTCGGGCCGGGCACCTCCATGGAGGTCATCGTGGAGGCCATCAACCAGACCATGCAAGAGCGGGAGGCTCGCTAG
- a CDS encoding VOC family protein, whose product MLTKIDHIGIAVHDMDAVLKLFKNTFGLTPIKIETLEDISVKIAFLPLGEVLIELLQPTAPGAGRIGQFLADKGPGFHHIAYRVGSIDQAMAQLKQQGVPLRDQTPRPGGDDSRIAFMDPAGTQNVLTELVERAHEIGAEQS is encoded by the coding sequence ATGCTGACCAAGATCGACCACATCGGCATAGCGGTGCACGACATGGACGCGGTGCTCAAGCTGTTCAAGAACACCTTCGGCCTCACACCCATCAAGATCGAGACCCTGGAAGACATCAGCGTGAAGATCGCCTTCTTGCCCCTGGGCGAGGTGCTCATCGAGCTGTTGCAGCCCACCGCGCCGGGGGCCGGGCGCATCGGCCAGTTCCTGGCCGACAAGGGGCCGGGCTTCCACCACATCGCCTACCGGGTGGGGTCCATCGACCAAGCCATGGCCCAGCTCAAGCAGCAGGGCGTGCCGCTGCGCGATCAGACTCCCCGCCCTGGCGGCGACGACTCGCGCATCGCCTTCATGGACCCGGCGGGAACCCAGAACGTGCTCACCGAACTGGTGGAGCGCGCCCATGAGATAGGGGCCGAGCAGTCATGA